One [Clostridium] saccharolyticum WM1 DNA segment encodes these proteins:
- a CDS encoding tyrosine-type recombinase/integrase, with protein MIEQILEKVINTMLPHLDSGQMEQLHNALYINFHGVEVREECYEVAETGIDGDALKVKMFVASKKAVNRQENTLKQYTTEICKMLDFLGKRIEDITAMDLRYYYGVMREQHGIKMTTMQTRLHYLSSFWDFLTTEELVTSNPVKRVGILKLAKTIKKPFSQEEMEALRVNCTVLRDRALMEFLYSTGVRVSELALLNVCDIEMGRQELIVFGKGSKERKVYLTDNARFYLKRYLKERMKEEGITEEELENKPLFATLDQPHARLTVAGIQYMFRQLGRRAGVKKVHPHRFRRTIATDLLNRGMPVEQVSKLLGHEKLDTTMIYCTVQEENVKESHRKFA; from the coding sequence ATGATAGAGCAGATTTTGGAAAAAGTAATCAATACTATGCTGCCGCACCTGGATAGTGGACAGATGGAGCAGTTGCATAATGCACTGTATATTAATTTTCACGGCGTGGAAGTAAGGGAAGAATGTTACGAGGTAGCAGAAACGGGTATTGACGGCGACGCCTTAAAGGTTAAGATGTTCGTGGCAAGCAAAAAGGCAGTTAACCGACAGGAAAATACCTTAAAGCAATATACAACGGAGATCTGCAAGATGCTGGATTTCCTGGGGAAACGGATTGAGGACATTACCGCCATGGATCTCCGATATTATTATGGGGTCATGAGGGAGCAGCACGGCATTAAAATGACCACCATGCAGACAAGGCTGCATTATTTATCCAGCTTCTGGGATTTCCTCACTACAGAGGAGCTTGTGACCAGTAACCCGGTTAAACGGGTAGGGATCCTGAAGCTGGCCAAGACCATCAAAAAGCCGTTTTCCCAGGAAGAAATGGAAGCACTTAGGGTTAATTGTACGGTACTGAGGGACCGTGCCTTAATGGAGTTTTTGTACAGTACAGGTGTCAGGGTGTCAGAGCTGGCGTTACTGAATGTTTGTGATATAGAAATGGGGCGGCAGGAGTTGATTGTATTTGGCAAGGGAAGTAAGGAAAGAAAGGTGTATTTGACGGATAATGCTAGGTTTTACTTAAAGAGATACCTTAAGGAGCGCATGAAGGAGGAGGGGATAACCGAGGAAGAATTGGAAAATAAGCCTTTATTTGCAACACTAGATCAGCCTCATGCTCGCCTAACTGTTGCCGGAATCCAATACATGTTTAGGCAACTTGGGCGGCGTGCAGGTGTGAAGAAGGTCCATCCGCATCGTTTCCGGAGGACTATAGCTACTGATCTTCTGAATAGAGGGATGCCGGTAGAGCAGGTGTCAAAACTTCTGGGACATGAAAAACTAGATACGACAATGATCTACTGCACAGTCCAGGAGGAAAATGTAAAAGAGTCTCACCG
- a CDS encoding penicillin-binding transpeptidase domain-containing protein: MRRRKKRFLFSTVCTLIILLAGLAGAALFFQIQGKIGASRKKPDALFLEYVEYLSRADYKAMYGMLDEQSQLNISEEDFITRHKNIYEGIGANGITAEIKQVEEKDGEAAVSYTMSLSSIAGEIIFNNQAEFRKEKKKGYEMVWNDSVIFPELGRTDKVRVITDKAQRGSVFDRNGRLLAGKGTASSVGLVPGKMREDSAGDLETLGKLLGMPADSIKKKLSAKWIKEDSFVPLKTIKKVDELNLNSMEPREDNVKNKEFQDQLLTVPGVLITDTQVRYYPLGESGAHLVGYVQYVTAEDLEKHPNEDYLTDSVIGRSGMEALFEKELKGTNGRTIAIADAGGALKKTLAAKPRTDGRDITLTIDSTLQMEIYEAFKEDKSGTVAMNPYTGEVLALVSTPSYDDNDFILGMSEETWASLNDDERKPMFNRFRQRFAPGSSFKPITGAIGLTTGAIDPNEDYGKEGLSWRKDESWGNYYVTTLHDYSPAILENAFIYSDNIYFAKAALKIGFDDFMSGLDKLGFNQELPFDISVAKSQYSNTERIETEVQLADSGYGQGQMLVNPIHLASLYTMFANEGNVIKPYLQYKPEPAPEVWLPGACSPEIADRIRTALGKVISSRHGTGHGAYRKDMELAGKTGTAEIKASKDDTNGTELGWFAVFTTDPSLETPILLVSMAEDVKDRGGSGYVVRKDKAILDSYIPGGR, from the coding sequence ATGAGGCGCAGAAAAAAGAGATTTTTATTCAGTACTGTTTGTACACTTATTATTTTGCTTGCTGGCCTGGCAGGGGCAGCCCTGTTCTTTCAGATACAGGGGAAAATCGGAGCATCAAGGAAAAAGCCGGATGCGCTGTTCCTGGAATACGTCGAATATCTTTCCAGAGCCGATTATAAGGCAATGTATGGGATGCTGGATGAGCAGAGCCAATTAAATATCAGTGAAGAGGATTTTATCACCAGGCATAAAAATATATACGAAGGAATCGGGGCCAACGGAATAACTGCTGAGATTAAGCAGGTAGAAGAAAAGGACGGAGAGGCAGCGGTCAGCTACACCATGAGCCTCAGCAGTATTGCAGGGGAAATCATTTTTAACAATCAGGCGGAGTTCCGGAAGGAAAAGAAAAAGGGCTATGAAATGGTGTGGAATGACAGCGTGATCTTTCCGGAGCTGGGGAGAACCGATAAGGTGAGGGTAATTACGGACAAAGCGCAGAGAGGAAGTGTTTTTGACCGGAACGGGCGGCTTCTTGCGGGAAAAGGCACCGCGTCCTCCGTGGGCCTGGTTCCCGGAAAAATGAGGGAGGACTCTGCAGGAGATTTAGAGACCCTTGGAAAGCTCCTAGGAATGCCGGCTGATTCAATCAAGAAGAAATTATCTGCCAAGTGGATAAAAGAAGATTCGTTTGTTCCGTTAAAGACCATTAAAAAAGTAGATGAATTAAACTTAAATTCCATGGAGCCCAGGGAGGACAATGTTAAAAATAAGGAATTTCAGGATCAGCTTCTGACTGTTCCGGGAGTCCTGATCACAGATACACAAGTTCGCTATTACCCTCTGGGGGAGAGCGGGGCCCATCTGGTGGGATATGTCCAGTATGTAACGGCAGAGGATCTTGAAAAGCATCCGAATGAAGATTATCTGACAGACAGTGTGATCGGCAGAAGCGGAATGGAGGCTTTGTTTGAGAAAGAGCTGAAAGGAACCAATGGACGGACGATTGCCATTGCAGACGCAGGCGGAGCCCTTAAAAAAACCCTGGCTGCAAAGCCCCGTACAGACGGAAGAGATATTACCCTGACCATTGACAGCACCCTTCAGATGGAAATTTATGAGGCATTCAAGGAAGATAAGAGCGGTACGGTTGCCATGAATCCATATACCGGCGAAGTACTGGCTCTTGTCAGCACGCCTTCCTACGATGACAATGATTTTATCCTTGGAATGTCTGAGGAAACATGGGCGTCTTTAAATGATGACGAGAGAAAACCCATGTTCAACCGGTTCCGTCAGAGATTCGCACCGGGATCTTCTTTTAAGCCGATAACCGGTGCTATCGGGCTTACCACCGGGGCTATTGATCCTAATGAGGATTATGGAAAGGAAGGGCTAAGCTGGAGAAAGGATGAAAGCTGGGGAAATTACTATGTTACCACTCTTCATGATTACAGCCCCGCTATCCTGGAAAATGCCTTTATTTATTCGGATAACATTTATTTCGCAAAGGCTGCTTTAAAAATCGGCTTTGATGATTTTATGTCAGGTCTGGATAAACTGGGATTTAATCAGGAGCTTCCTTTTGATATATCCGTAGCAAAGTCTCAATACTCCAATACGGAACGGATCGAAACCGAAGTGCAGCTGGCTGACAGCGGGTATGGACAGGGGCAGATGCTGGTTAATCCCATACACCTGGCATCTCTTTATACCATGTTTGCCAATGAGGGAAATGTCATCAAGCCTTATCTGCAGTACAAACCGGAACCAGCACCGGAAGTCTGGCTGCCGGGGGCATGTTCCCCGGAAATTGCGGACAGGATCCGGACAGCCCTTGGCAAAGTCATCAGTTCCCGGCATGGAACCGGACATGGGGCATACCGGAAGGATATGGAACTTGCAGGAAAGACTGGAACAGCCGAGATCAAGGCATCAAAAGACGACACAAATGGTACGGAGCTTGGCTGGTTTGCTGTCTTTACAACAGATCCCAGTCTGGAGACTCCCATTCTTCTGGTCAGCATGGCAGAGGATGTAAAGGACCGGGGAGGAAGCGGATATGTGGTAAGAAAGGACAAAGCAATTTTGGATTCCTATATTCCAGGCGGGCGGTAA
- a CDS encoding metal-dependent transcriptional regulator, whose protein sequence is MALTDNFYTLKGYSLLEHTQITSSMEDYLEMICRLHSDGQPVRIKELAECLHVKPSSASKMTGNLRKQGLVRFEKYGTVSLTEDGMELGEYLLFRHEVLRRFFCYINQNSNELEQVEKVEHFIEPETVYNIQKWLDKFT, encoded by the coding sequence ATGGCCCTAACCGATAATTTCTATACCTTAAAGGGTTATTCCCTTTTGGAGCATACGCAAATCACCTCCTCCATGGAAGATTATCTGGAAATGATATGCAGGCTCCATAGTGACGGCCAGCCTGTGCGGATCAAAGAGCTGGCAGAATGCCTCCATGTAAAGCCTTCCTCCGCTTCCAAAATGACCGGAAACTTAAGGAAACAGGGACTGGTACGCTTTGAAAAATACGGTACGGTATCCCTGACAGAGGACGGCATGGAGCTGGGAGAATATTTATTATTCCGCCACGAAGTTCTCCGCCGTTTTTTCTGCTATATCAACCAGAATTCCAATGAACTGGAGCAGGTAGAAAAGGTAGAGCATTTCATTGAACCGGAAACAGTGTATAATATTCAAAAATGGCTGGATAAATTTACATAG
- a CDS encoding NADP-dependent isocitrate dehydrogenase produces the protein MDKIKMTTPIVEMDGDEMTRILWQMIKDHLLLPYIELKTEYYDLGLEYRDETNDQVTIDSAIATKKYKVAVKCATITPNADRVKEYGLKEMWKSPNGTIRAILDGTVFRAPIVVRGIEPCVINWKKPITIARHAYGDVYKGSEMKIPGAGKVELVYTAQDGSEARELVHSFDGPGIVQGMHNLNGSIESFARSCFNYALDTRQDLWFATKDTISKKYDHTFKDIFQEIFEADYEGKFKEAGITYFYTLIDDAVARVMKSEGGYIWACKNYDGDVMSDMISSAFGSLAMMTSVLVSPDGDYEYEAAHGTVQRHYYKHLKGEETSTNSVATIFAWTGALRKRGELDGNAELAAFADKLEQATIDTIESGEMTKDLALITTIPNKTALSSEEFIKAIAKRL, from the coding sequence ATGGATAAGATTAAAATGACAACCCCCATTGTCGAAATGGATGGGGATGAAATGACCAGAATTCTCTGGCAGATGATCAAAGACCACCTTCTGCTGCCATATATTGAATTAAAGACAGAATACTATGACTTGGGCCTGGAATACCGTGATGAGACAAACGACCAGGTGACGATTGACTCTGCCATTGCCACTAAAAAATATAAGGTTGCAGTCAAATGCGCCACCATCACCCCCAACGCAGACCGGGTAAAGGAATACGGCTTAAAAGAAATGTGGAAAAGTCCCAATGGTACCATCCGGGCGATCCTGGACGGAACCGTGTTCCGTGCACCCATTGTTGTCAGGGGAATCGAACCATGTGTGATCAACTGGAAAAAGCCCATTACCATAGCAAGACATGCTTACGGTGATGTTTACAAAGGATCGGAAATGAAGATCCCGGGAGCTGGAAAGGTGGAGCTTGTCTATACCGCTCAGGATGGCAGCGAAGCCCGGGAGCTGGTACATTCCTTTGATGGTCCTGGAATTGTACAGGGAATGCACAACTTAAACGGCTCCATTGAAAGCTTTGCCAGAAGCTGCTTTAACTACGCACTGGACACCCGCCAGGATTTATGGTTTGCCACAAAAGATACCATCTCAAAGAAATATGACCATACCTTCAAGGACATCTTCCAGGAAATCTTTGAAGCTGACTATGAGGGTAAATTTAAGGAGGCCGGTATTACCTATTTCTACACCCTGATCGACGATGCGGTCGCCCGGGTCATGAAATCAGAAGGCGGCTATATCTGGGCCTGCAAAAATTATGACGGCGATGTCATGAGCGATATGATATCCTCTGCCTTTGGCTCCCTTGCCATGATGACCTCTGTCCTGGTGTCTCCCGATGGGGACTATGAATACGAAGCTGCCCACGGAACCGTACAGCGCCATTACTATAAGCATTTAAAAGGGGAGGAAACCTCTACAAACTCCGTTGCAACCATATTTGCATGGACCGGAGCTTTGAGAAAGCGGGGAGAACTGGATGGAAACGCAGAACTGGCTGCTTTTGCAGACAAACTGGAACAGGCGACTATAGACACCATTGAGTCCGGTGAAATGACAAAGGATCTGGCCCTCATCACCACCATTCCAAATAAAACGGCATTAAGCAGTGAAGAATTTATAAAGGCCATTGCAAAAAGACTTTAA
- a CDS encoding GNAT family N-acetyltransferase, producing MEYKPKEILLKNGTSCILKSPGPKDAAAILELMRKTSEETNYMARYADEINMPLQQEEEFLSSNLKSQKDLMVCAVINGEIVANSGINPIGAMERYSHRASFGISTYKAYWGLGIGSHLLEAIMAGSRDMGYEQLELEVVCDNQRGMALYKKFGFEIYGTREHSFKYRDGSYGATYLMMVKL from the coding sequence ATGGAATACAAACCAAAAGAAATCCTGTTAAAAAACGGAACTTCCTGCATCTTAAAAAGCCCAGGTCCCAAGGATGCTGCCGCCATTCTGGAGCTTATGCGCAAAACCTCGGAAGAAACCAATTATATGGCCAGGTACGCGGATGAGATCAATATGCCCCTTCAGCAGGAGGAGGAGTTCCTTTCCTCCAACTTAAAAAGCCAGAAGGATTTGATGGTCTGCGCCGTGATAAACGGAGAAATTGTTGCAAATTCCGGGATCAATCCCATCGGAGCCATGGAACGTTATTCCCACCGGGCCTCTTTTGGCATCTCCACATACAAGGCATACTGGGGGCTTGGGATCGGTTCCCATCTCCTTGAAGCCATCATGGCAGGTTCCCGGGATATGGGCTATGAACAGCTGGAGCTGGAAGTGGTATGCGATAATCAGCGGGGAATGGCTCTCTATAAAAAATTTGGCTTCGAAATTTACGGTACCAGGGAACATTCCTTTAAATACAGGGATGGAAGCTACGGAGCCACCTATCTGATGATGGTAAAGCTTTAA
- a CDS encoding LysR family transcriptional regulator produces MNLRHLTIFKTVCEEGSITGAAKVLSMTQPAISHAINELEESVGSPLFDRVSRRVVINENGKFYLSKVIPLLELYQDLENYSGILHLQAPLRIGSCVTLATYLLPKVVSRFALTNPDTQLNVTINNSQEITNKLLKNELDIGLIEGVIPEEQLEKIPFSSYPIAVICAPGHPFAERLAQPVALDRLIEEPLLLREQGCTLRDTFDCALALNNLSAQPLWSSTNSDVILQAVKENIGIGIVPRIFADESLKKGEIVEIEVKNLDISCMNHVVFHKDKFQTESFQAFINLVLFD; encoded by the coding sequence ATGAACTTAAGACATCTTACTATCTTTAAAACGGTGTGTGAAGAGGGCAGCATCACCGGAGCAGCCAAAGTGCTGTCCATGACCCAGCCAGCCATCTCCCACGCCATCAATGAACTGGAAGAATCCGTTGGCTCCCCTCTGTTTGACCGTGTATCCCGCAGAGTGGTCATCAATGAGAACGGAAAATTTTATTTGTCTAAGGTCATCCCTCTCCTGGAACTGTATCAGGATCTGGAAAATTATTCCGGCATCCTGCATCTTCAGGCTCCTTTACGAATTGGTTCCTGTGTAACCCTGGCCACATACCTGCTTCCTAAAGTGGTATCCCGCTTTGCTCTTACAAATCCGGATACCCAGCTAAATGTCACCATAAACAATTCCCAGGAGATTACAAATAAGCTTCTGAAAAACGAACTGGATATCGGCCTGATTGAGGGCGTTATCCCTGAGGAGCAGTTGGAGAAGATCCCGTTTTCCTCCTATCCCATAGCAGTGATCTGCGCTCCCGGCCATCCCTTTGCTGAGCGTCTTGCCCAGCCGGTGGCACTGGACCGGCTGATTGAGGAACCCCTTCTGTTGAGAGAACAGGGCTGTACCCTCCGGGATACCTTTGACTGTGCACTGGCGCTGAACAATCTATCGGCCCAGCCCCTCTGGTCCAGCACCAATTCGGATGTGATCCTCCAGGCGGTAAAGGAAAATATCGGGATCGGCATCGTTCCCAGAATCTTTGCTGATGAATCCTTAAAAAAAGGGGAAATTGTTGAGATCGAGGTGAAAAACCTGGACATCAGCTGCATGAACCACGTGGTATTCCATAAGGACAAGTTTCAGACGGAGTCATTCCAGGCGTTCATCAACCTGGTATTATTTGACTAG
- a CDS encoding aminotransferase class I/II-fold pyridoxal phosphate-dependent enzyme, translating into MKPYVEMTKEELQELRKQLSMQYKEFQGKDLKLDMSRGKPSTEQLDISMGMMDVLSSNDDLTCDDGTDCRNYGVLDGIKEAKELLADMMEVAPDHIIIYGNSSLNVMYDTVSRSMTHGVMGSTPWCKLDKVKFLCPVPGYDRHFSITEYFGIEMVNVPMTPTGPDMDIVEELVAKDDSIKGIWCVPKYSNPQGISYSDDTVRRFARLKPAAKDFRIYWDNAYTIHHLYDRDQDHLIEILAECKRAGNPDMVYKFASTSKVSFPGSGIAAIAASQNNLVDIMKQLKIQTIGHDKVNQLRHVRYFGDIHGMVEHMRKHADIMRPKFEAVIQILDRELGGLGIGEWTSPKGGYFISFDSLDGCAKSIVARCKKSGLVMTGAGATYPYGKDPRDNNIRIAPSYPPLSDLILAMELFALCVKIVSIDKILAEREA; encoded by the coding sequence ATGAAGCCGTATGTTGAGATGACGAAGGAAGAGTTACAGGAACTGAGAAAACAGCTATCCATGCAGTATAAGGAGTTTCAGGGAAAGGACTTAAAGCTTGACATGTCCAGAGGGAAGCCCAGTACGGAACAGCTGGATATATCCATGGGAATGATGGATGTTCTGAGCAGCAATGATGACCTGACCTGTGATGACGGCACAGACTGCCGCAACTATGGGGTCCTTGATGGGATCAAGGAGGCAAAAGAGCTTCTGGCCGACATGATGGAGGTTGCACCTGACCACATCATTATTTATGGCAATTCCAGCTTAAATGTCATGTATGATACGGTTTCCCGTTCCATGACTCACGGTGTTATGGGAAGCACTCCCTGGTGCAAGCTGGATAAGGTGAAATTTCTCTGTCCGGTCCCGGGATATGACCGGCATTTTTCCATAACCGAATATTTTGGCATCGAAATGGTGAATGTACCCATGACCCCAACAGGTCCTGATATGGATATTGTGGAAGAACTGGTGGCAAAGGATGATTCCATCAAAGGAATCTGGTGTGTACCAAAATATTCCAATCCTCAAGGAATATCTTATTCCGATGATACGGTACGCCGATTTGCCCGTTTAAAACCGGCCGCCAAGGATTTCCGCATTTACTGGGATAATGCTTACACCATCCATCATTTATATGACCGGGACCAGGATCATCTTATTGAGATTCTTGCAGAGTGCAAGAGAGCCGGAAATCCGGATATGGTTTATAAATTCGCCTCCACCTCAAAAGTCAGCTTCCCTGGTTCCGGTATTGCAGCCATTGCAGCCAGCCAGAACAACCTGGTGGATATTATGAAGCAGTTAAAGATCCAGACCATTGGTCATGACAAGGTAAACCAGCTGCGGCATGTACGGTATTTTGGAGATATTCACGGCATGGTAGAGCATATGAGAAAGCATGCAGATATTATGAGACCCAAATTCGAGGCAGTGATCCAGATCCTGGACAGAGAGCTGGGCGGTCTTGGAATCGGAGAATGGACCAGTCCCAAAGGCGGCTATTTCATTTCCTTTGATTCTCTTGACGGATGTGCAAAATCCATCGTGGCAAGATGCAAAAAATCCGGCTTAGTCATGACAGGAGCAGGGGCAACGTATCCTTATGGAAAGGATCCCAGGGATAACAATATCCGCATAGCCCCTTCTTATCCTCCTTTATCTGATCTGATCCTGGCTATGGAATTATTTGCTCTTTGTGTGAAGATCGTCAGCATTGACAAGATCCTTGCTGAGAGAGAAGCGTAA
- the gatB gene encoding Asp-tRNA(Asn)/Glu-tRNA(Gln) amidotransferase subunit GatB, which translates to MSKQYETVIGLEVHVELATKTKIFCACSTEFGGAPNTHTCPVCTGMPGSLPVLNKQVVEYALAVGLAANCRINQSCKFDRKNYFYPDNPQNYQISQLYLPICHDGWVEIDTPAGKKRIGIHEIHMEEDAGKLIHDEWEDCSLVDFNRSGVPLIEIVSEPDMRSGDEVIAYLEKLRLIIQYLGASDCKLQEGSMRADVNLSVREAGSAQLGTRTEMKNLNSFKAIARAIEGERKRQIELIEEGKPVVQETRRWDDNKESSYAMRSKEDARDYRYFPDPDLPPVVISDEWINTIKARQPELRTEKMVRYQEEYHLSEYDADIITASKHMADIFEAVTGICKKPKEAANWLMVEAMRLIKEHEMEPENMTFSPENLAKLINLVDNGTINRTVGKEVFERIFAENIDPEQYVEEKGLKVVNDEGELRRVIEGIVTANPQSVVDYRNGKEKAFGFLVGQTMRSMKGKADPGAVNRILKDLLG; encoded by the coding sequence ATGAGTAAACAGTATGAGACCGTCATCGGCCTGGAGGTCCATGTGGAGCTGGCCACGAAAACAAAAATATTCTGCGCCTGCTCTACGGAATTCGGCGGGGCGCCAAATACCCACACCTGTCCGGTATGCACCGGTATGCCCGGCTCCCTTCCGGTCCTTAACAAGCAGGTGGTGGAATATGCGCTTGCGGTAGGCCTTGCGGCAAACTGCCGGATCAACCAGTCCTGTAAGTTTGACCGGAAGAATTATTTCTACCCGGATAATCCCCAAAACTACCAGATATCCCAGCTTTACCTTCCGATCTGCCATGACGGCTGGGTGGAAATCGACACACCGGCAGGAAAGAAGAGAATCGGGATCCATGAGATCCACATGGAAGAGGACGCGGGAAAGCTCATTCATGATGAATGGGAGGACTGTTCCCTGGTGGACTTTAACCGGAGCGGAGTTCCGCTTATAGAAATCGTATCAGAGCCTGATATGCGAAGCGGGGATGAGGTGATTGCCTATTTGGAAAAGCTGAGACTGATCATCCAGTATCTGGGAGCATCCGACTGCAAGCTCCAGGAAGGCTCCATGAGGGCTGACGTAAACTTATCCGTCCGTGAGGCTGGTTCGGCTCAGCTGGGCACCAGGACGGAAATGAAGAATTTAAACTCCTTTAAGGCCATTGCCCGTGCCATTGAAGGGGAGAGAAAACGTCAGATCGAATTGATCGAGGAAGGGAAGCCGGTGGTTCAGGAAACCAGACGGTGGGATGACAACAAGGAATCCTCCTATGCCATGCGGTCCAAGGAGGATGCCAGGGATTACCGTTATTTTCCTGACCCGGATCTTCCTCCTGTGGTCATCAGCGATGAATGGATCAACACTATAAAGGCCAGACAGCCGGAGCTCAGGACGGAAAAGATGGTCCGCTATCAGGAAGAGTATCATCTTTCGGAGTACGATGCGGATATTATCACTGCCTCCAAGCATATGGCAGATATTTTTGAGGCAGTCACCGGGATCTGTAAAAAGCCCAAAGAAGCCGCAAACTGGCTTATGGTAGAGGCCATGAGGCTTATAAAAGAGCACGAAATGGAACCTGAAAATATGACATTTTCTCCGGAAAACCTTGCAAAATTAATCAATTTAGTGGATAATGGTACCATTAACCGTACCGTGGGCAAGGAAGTTTTTGAGAGAATTTTCGCAGAAAACATTGATCCGGAACAATATGTGGAAGAAAAAGGATTAAAGGTTGTCAATGACGAAGGAGAACTGCGCAGGGTAATTGAGGGAATTGTTACTGCAAATCCGCAGTCCGTGGTGGATTACCGCAATGGAAAAGAAAAGGCCTTTGGGTTCTTAGTAGGCCAGACCATGCGTTCCATGAAGGGAAAAGCCGATCCGGGAGCGGTCAACAGGATACTAAAGGACCTATTGGGTTAA
- the gatA gene encoding Asp-tRNA(Asn)/Glu-tRNA(Gln) amidotransferase subunit GatA, translating into MTSKEILSLTAVQLGEKIKSGEVTSVEAVKAALGQIKAMEPVLNSYVTIAEEDALRQAKDVQKQIENGELTGPLAGVPVAVKDNICIQGMKTTCGSKILSDFVPSYTASAVENLKKAGAVILGKTNMDEFAMGSTTETSAYGVTRNPWNPDHVPGGSSGGSCAAVAAAECFYALGSDTGGSIRQPASFCGVTGLKPTYGTISRYGLIAYGSSLDQIGPVAKDVTDCAAILEVLASHDEKDSTSVERNDCDFTQALKEDVKGMRIGIPADYLGQGLDPEVKEAVLKAAGVLVEKGAIVETFDLGMVEYAIPAYYVIASAEASSNLSRFDGVKYGYRAKDYEGLHGMYKKSRSQGFGPEVKRRIMLGSFVLSSGYYDAYYLKALRTKALIKKAFDQAFSVYDVILGPASPSTAPKLGESLSDPLKMYLGDIYTISVNLAGLPGLTVPWSRDTRGLPIGVQFIGDCFKEKNIIKAGFALEQSRSYEMPPMAGKGEGGEGNE; encoded by the coding sequence ATGACATCGAAAGAAATATTATCCCTTACAGCGGTGCAGTTAGGGGAAAAAATAAAATCAGGAGAGGTCACCTCCGTAGAAGCGGTAAAAGCAGCTCTGGGCCAGATAAAGGCCATGGAGCCGGTGCTTAACAGCTATGTGACCATAGCGGAAGAAGATGCATTAAGGCAGGCGAAAGACGTGCAGAAACAAATCGAAAACGGAGAGCTTACAGGCCCATTGGCAGGTGTACCGGTAGCAGTGAAAGACAATATCTGTATCCAAGGTATGAAAACTACCTGCGGCTCAAAAATCCTTTCTGATTTTGTTCCTTCCTATACAGCCTCTGCAGTAGAGAATTTAAAAAAGGCCGGGGCAGTGATCCTGGGGAAAACCAATATGGATGAATTTGCCATGGGAAGCACCACGGAAACATCGGCCTACGGAGTAACGAGGAACCCGTGGAATCCGGACCATGTTCCAGGTGGTTCCTCCGGCGGTTCCTGTGCGGCAGTTGCGGCGGCAGAATGCTTTTATGCCTTAGGCTCGGATACGGGAGGTTCCATAAGGCAGCCAGCTTCCTTCTGCGGAGTTACGGGATTAAAGCCTACTTACGGAACCATTTCCAGGTATGGACTGATTGCCTATGGCTCTTCCCTGGACCAGATCGGTCCTGTTGCCAAGGACGTGACGGATTGCGCTGCGATTTTAGAGGTACTGGCTTCCCATGATGAGAAGGACAGCACATCGGTGGAGCGGAACGATTGTGACTTTACCCAGGCTTTAAAAGAGGATGTGAAAGGAATGAGGATCGGCATTCCTGCAGATTATCTGGGCCAGGGTCTTGATCCTGAGGTGAAGGAGGCTGTGTTAAAGGCCGCCGGGGTTTTAGTGGAAAAGGGAGCTATCGTGGAGACCTTTGATTTAGGGATGGTGGAATATGCCATTCCTGCCTACTATGTGATCGCTTCCGCTGAGGCCAGTTCCAACTTATCCAGGTTTGACGGGGTCAAGTACGGCTACCGGGCAAAGGATTACGAGGGACTTCACGGCATGTATAAAAAGAGCCGTTCCCAGGGCTTTGGGCCGGAGGTGAAACGGCGTATCATGCTTGGCTCCTTTGTATTAAGCTCCGGGTATTATGATGCATATTATCTGAAGGCCTTAAGAACAAAGGCACTTATTAAAAAGGCATTTGACCAGGCATTTTCAGTGTATGATGTGATCCTGGGACCGGCTTCTCCGTCTACAGCACCAAAGCTGGGGGAGAGCTTAAGTGACCCATTAAAAATGTATTTGGGGGATATCTATACCATTTCCGTAAATCTTGCCGGACTTCCCGGTCTTACGGTTCCGTGGAGCAGGGATACCAGGGGGCTGCCCATTGGAGTCCAGTTTATCGGAGACTGCTTTAAGGAAAAGAACATTATCAAGGCAGGCTTTGCCCTTGAGCAGAGCAGAAGCTATGAGATGCCCCCCATGGCAGGAAAAGGGGAAGGAGGAGAGGGAAATGAGTAA